Proteins from a single region of Natrinema salifodinae:
- a CDS encoding ArsA family ATPase, which translates to MTTFTFFGGKGGVGKTTVSSAYALECVDAGLETLVVSTDPAHSTADVFDQEFGDDPRPVEGYEGLSAMEIDPDQEVQDHLMELKQQLGSQLSATMVNEVDLQLEMAHQTPGAYEAALFDRFVEVMRTAESYDRVVFDTSPTGSTLRLLALPDLLERWIERLMDKRERSIDLFEKAAIGNQEPRRVMEGDPILARLRERKERFEFAGEVLREDADFYLVLNPDELSIRETRRSIEQLREAELPVRGLVVNRLSPEPDPDENGRGARYLRQRVETERERLAQIEREFNVPVAATIETRVEEVRGSLLEDVAAELEIEVTNADDERAPPTE; encoded by the coding sequence ATGACGACGTTCACCTTCTTCGGCGGCAAGGGCGGGGTCGGCAAGACCACCGTTTCGAGCGCTTACGCCCTCGAGTGCGTCGACGCCGGGTTGGAGACGCTGGTGGTCTCGACGGACCCGGCCCACAGTACGGCCGACGTCTTCGATCAGGAGTTCGGCGATGACCCCCGTCCGGTCGAGGGGTACGAGGGGCTCTCGGCGATGGAGATCGATCCCGATCAGGAGGTTCAGGATCACTTGATGGAGCTGAAACAACAGCTCGGCTCGCAGCTGAGCGCGACGATGGTCAACGAAGTCGATCTCCAGTTGGAGATGGCCCACCAGACGCCAGGCGCCTACGAGGCCGCCCTGTTCGATCGGTTCGTCGAGGTCATGCGCACCGCCGAGTCGTACGATCGGGTCGTCTTCGATACTTCGCCGACCGGCTCGACGCTCCGGCTGCTCGCGCTCCCGGATCTGCTCGAACGGTGGATCGAGCGGCTGATGGACAAACGCGAGCGCAGCATCGATCTCTTCGAGAAGGCCGCGATCGGCAATCAGGAACCCCGTCGCGTGATGGAGGGGGATCCGATCCTGGCACGCTTGCGGGAGCGCAAGGAGCGGTTCGAGTTCGCCGGTGAGGTGCTCCGCGAGGACGCCGATTTCTACCTGGTCTTGAACCCCGACGAGCTCTCGATCCGCGAGACGCGTCGGTCGATCGAGCAGCTCCGCGAGGCCGAGCTGCCGGTTCGCGGCCTGGTCGTCAACCGGCTCTCGCCCGAACCCGACCCGGACGAGAACGGCCGGGGAGCGCGGTACCTCCGCCAGCGGGTCGAGACCGAACGCGAGCGCCTCGCCCAGATCGAACGCGAGTTCAACGTCCCGGTCGCGGCGACGATCGAGACCCGCGTCGAGGAGGTCCGCGGGAGCCTTCTCGAAGACGTCGCCGCTGAACTCGAGATCGAAGTCACGAACGCGGACGACGAGCGCGCCCCGCCGACGGAGTAA
- a CDS encoding carbon starvation CstA family protein, which produces MAGVIWIVALVLVLFSVAYVGYGRYLQQFVDLDDSRETPAHKYQDGQEYVPAKKPVLLGHHYSSIAGGAPIVGPITAALVWGWVPAVLWVAIGNPLLGAVHDFVSLSSSLRHEGKSIGYIIGEYVGERGKNMLLWFAFLLTILVVAVFALVIGIVFDGYPQAATASMLYIGLALVFGFWLYQLNLPFSVGTVVFVTGIFATVYVGIQYPIALFGSEFPNASDTIVLFGETAPSFVPELGFNANVGAWVLVMLVYGGIASILPVWMLLQPRDYLSSFLLYTGVGGALLAVIVGTFVTTTSQPLEFQVDAWYGVFGSNNAAYDLMPLFPLLFITIACGTISGFHSLVSSGTTAKQLNRETDARLIGYGGMLGEGLLAAVALCTIGVAGIAGAGGIGTALPNFATGGGVILTAFGIPESYGAPFMALVLASFLLTSMDTAVRLSRYMVEELVGTPRTTAQTYGANRYVNTSIVVIVAFLLLGTGSWEDLWLLFGGANQLLAALALLTGTVWLANWDRSKQLVSTGVPLAVMSFITIIGLVWVAFYQVLYVRLISGSPGFWTWVSGGGQIVINLTLIGLALSLLRLGYGNIKSSRGLGDEAVAADGGEPSDDDR; this is translated from the coding sequence ATGGCAGGCGTAATATGGATCGTCGCACTGGTACTGGTGTTGTTCTCGGTCGCGTACGTGGGGTACGGGCGGTACCTCCAGCAGTTCGTCGACCTCGACGATAGTCGCGAGACGCCAGCGCACAAGTATCAAGACGGTCAGGAGTATGTACCGGCTAAGAAGCCGGTCCTTCTGGGGCACCACTATTCGAGTATCGCGGGCGGGGCACCGATCGTCGGTCCGATCACGGCCGCGCTGGTCTGGGGGTGGGTGCCGGCCGTCCTGTGGGTCGCCATTGGCAATCCGCTGCTCGGGGCAGTCCACGACTTCGTCTCGCTGTCGAGCAGTCTCCGACACGAGGGGAAGTCGATCGGTTACATCATCGGCGAATACGTCGGAGAGCGCGGCAAGAACATGCTGCTGTGGTTCGCGTTCCTGCTGACGATCCTCGTGGTCGCCGTGTTCGCGCTGGTCATCGGAATCGTCTTCGACGGCTACCCCCAGGCCGCCACCGCGAGTATGCTCTACATCGGGCTCGCACTGGTCTTCGGGTTCTGGCTCTACCAGCTGAACCTCCCGTTCTCGGTGGGAACGGTCGTCTTCGTCACCGGCATCTTCGCGACGGTGTACGTGGGTATCCAGTATCCGATCGCGCTGTTCGGTTCGGAGTTCCCGAACGCTTCCGACACGATCGTCCTGTTCGGCGAGACCGCACCCTCGTTCGTGCCGGAGCTCGGCTTCAACGCGAACGTCGGCGCGTGGGTGCTCGTGATGCTCGTCTACGGCGGAATCGCCAGCATCCTGCCGGTCTGGATGCTGCTCCAGCCCCGCGACTACCTGTCGTCGTTCCTGCTGTACACCGGCGTCGGCGGTGCGCTGCTGGCCGTCATCGTCGGCACCTTCGTCACGACCACCAGTCAGCCCCTGGAGTTCCAGGTCGACGCCTGGTACGGAGTGTTCGGCAGCAATAACGCGGCGTACGATCTCATGCCGCTGTTCCCGCTGCTGTTCATCACGATCGCCTGCGGGACGATCAGCGGCTTCCACTCGCTGGTTTCCTCGGGGACCACGGCCAAACAACTCAACCGGGAGACCGACGCCCGCCTGATTGGCTACGGCGGGATGCTCGGCGAGGGGCTGCTCGCCGCAGTCGCGCTCTGTACGATCGGCGTCGCGGGGATCGCCGGCGCCGGCGGGATTGGCACGGCGCTGCCGAACTTCGCGACCGGCGGCGGCGTGATCCTCACCGCCTTCGGTATTCCCGAGAGCTACGGCGCGCCGTTCATGGCGCTGGTGCTCGCGAGCTTCCTCCTGACGAGCATGGACACCGCCGTCCGCCTCAGCAGGTACATGGTCGAGGAACTCGTCGGAACGCCCCGGACGACGGCCCAGACGTACGGCGCCAACCGCTACGTCAACACGAGCATCGTCGTAATCGTCGCGTTCCTCCTGCTCGGCACCGGGAGCTGGGAGGACCTGTGGCTGCTGTTCGGCGGCGCGAACCAGCTGCTGGCCGCGCTGGCGCTGCTGACCGGGACGGTCTGGCTCGCCAACTGGGACCGGAGCAAGCAGCTGGTCAGCACGGGCGTTCCGCTGGCGGTGATGTCGTTCATCACGATCATCGGTCTCGTCTGGGTCGCGTTCTACCAGGTGCTGTACGTCCGGCTCATCTCAGGTTCTCCCGGGTTCTGGACCTGGGTCTCCGGCGGCGGCCAGATCGTGATCAACCTGACGCTGATCGGCCTGGCGCTGTCGCTGCTGCGGCTGGGCTACGGCAATATCAAGTCCAGTCGCGGGCTTGGCGACGAGGCCGTGGCAGCCGACGGCGGCGAACCGTCGGACGACGACCGCTAA
- a CDS encoding HalOD1 output domain-containing protein, protein MTMNSADAVSVETLSYDPTTETYRMAYNPATTAPSLAVITALESLPDDALDRGESLYEAIDPDALDRVLTPSELRARPSRRSIEFVHRGVRITVSSRGSLEIRPARDGDRETGP, encoded by the coding sequence ATGACAATGAACTCAGCTGACGCCGTTTCCGTCGAGACGCTATCGTACGATCCGACAACCGAAACCTACCGAATGGCGTACAACCCGGCCACGACGGCGCCGAGTCTCGCCGTCATCACGGCGCTCGAATCGCTTCCCGATGACGCCCTCGACCGCGGAGAGTCGTTGTACGAGGCGATCGATCCCGACGCGCTCGACCGGGTGCTGACCCCGTCCGAGTTGCGCGCCAGGCCGTCCCGACGGTCGATCGAGTTCGTACACCGCGGCGTTCGAATAACCGTCTCCAGCCGCGGCTCTCTCGAGATCCGGCCGGCTCGCGACGGCGACCGGGAGACGGGACCGTGA